The following are from one region of the Arcobacter defluvii genome:
- a CDS encoding AraC family transcriptional regulator: MSKMVKDDYIQSVCRVILYIEQNYNSALNLEELSKVASFSKYHFHRIFKSVVGESIGNYIRRVRLSNSTLQFKTNQKITQIAMNCGYETNASFSKAFKKHFGITPKVFAKNAKLKRGNKMLEPKIVKLEDIEILYVRKTGEYTKCSIKAWETLINFVSKEYFIRDDVMMFGIGHDNPHVTDADKLRYDACVSWVDKTIQTKGEIQSKIIDGGKYAVFLHKGDYIKLINTYDGVSNWIVESGVRLRDLPIFEKYLNKNPITCNKDDLRTEIYIPII; the protein is encoded by the coding sequence ATGAGTAAGATGGTAAAAGATGATTATATTCAAAGTGTGTGTAGAGTCATTTTGTATATTGAGCAAAATTATAATAGTGCTTTAAATCTTGAGGAATTATCGAAGGTTGCTAGTTTTTCTAAATACCATTTTCATAGAATTTTTAAATCAGTTGTAGGTGAAAGTATAGGTAATTATATTAGAAGAGTTAGGTTATCAAATAGTACTTTACAGTTTAAAACAAATCAAAAAATTACTCAAATTGCAATGAACTGTGGATATGAAACCAATGCTTCTTTTTCAAAAGCTTTTAAAAAGCATTTTGGAATAACTCCTAAAGTATTTGCCAAAAATGCAAAATTAAAAAGAGGAAATAAAATGTTAGAGCCAAAAATAGTAAAGCTAGAAGATATAGAGATTTTGTATGTAAGAAAAACAGGTGAATATACAAAATGTAGTATTAAAGCATGGGAAACTCTTATAAATTTTGTGAGCAAAGAATATTTTATAAGAGATGATGTCATGATGTTTGGAATAGGGCATGATAATCCACATGTTACTGATGCAGATAAACTAAGATATGATGCTTGTGTTTCTTGGGTTGATAAAACAATTCAAACAAAAGGTGAAATTCAAAGTAAAATAATAGATGGTGGCAAATATGCTGTATTCTTACATAAGGGCGATTATATAAAGTTGATTAATACATATGATGGTGTATCAAATTGGATTGTTGAAAGTGGAGTTAGATTAAGAGATTTGCCTATTTTTGAAAAATATTTGAATAAGAATCCAATTACTTGTAATAAAGATGATTTAAGAACGGAGATTTATATTCCAATTATTTGA
- a CDS encoding RNA polymerase sigma factor has product MKKITEEFIAKHQPYLYNLALRLVYYKEDALDLTNDVWIKIIESIDTFEEKSEFKTWAYRIMINCFLNQKRKYRDLTFENFANTMDNLKNSMLSDEYDEPFKQLLIEEAKIGCMRGMLLCLNPEQRAILIIGDIFEINSDISSEIFSISKENFRKKLSRARSDLYNFMNNHCSLINKQNSCKCEQKTKALIEKGYVNPKNIEFFASFQNTIKNTIKTKSNNLDLTMEKLYKDLYQEHPFYESDIKIFAINILKNEEIKEIFEL; this is encoded by the coding sequence ATGAAAAAAATAACAGAAGAATTTATAGCAAAACATCAGCCTTATTTATATAATTTGGCTTTACGATTAGTTTATTATAAAGAAGATGCTTTAGATTTAACAAACGATGTTTGGATTAAAATTATTGAAAGTATTGATACTTTTGAAGAAAAATCTGAGTTTAAAACTTGGGCTTATCGTATTATGATTAATTGCTTTTTAAATCAAAAAAGAAAATATAGAGACCTTACTTTTGAGAATTTTGCTAATACAATGGATAATTTAAAAAACTCTATGTTATCAGATGAATATGATGAACCTTTCAAACAACTTTTGATTGAAGAGGCAAAAATTGGATGTATGAGAGGAATGCTTTTGTGTTTAAATCCTGAACAAAGAGCAATTCTAATTATTGGAGATATTTTTGAAATAAATAGTGATATTTCAAGTGAAATATTTTCTATTTCTAAAGAAAATTTTAGAAAAAAATTATCTCGTGCAAGAAGTGATTTGTATAATTTTATGAACAATCATTGCTCACTTATAAATAAACAAAATTCTTGTAAATGTGAACAAAAAACAAAAGCATTGATTGAAAAAGGTTATGTAAATCCTAAGAACATAGAGTTTTTTGCAAGTTTCCAAAATACAATTAAAAATACTATAAAAACAAAATCAAATAATCTTGATTTAACTATGGAAAAACTATATAAAGATTTATATCAAGAACATCCTTTTTACGAAAGTGATATAAAAATATTTGCAATAAATATACTAAAAAATGAAGAAATTAAAGAAATATTTGAATTATAG
- a CDS encoding MotA/TolQ/ExbB proton channel family protein produces the protein MFTDDDFIELNSKFYTTCKPQSRIFTLLTVPAALFAIILLCFLGYFPLKVEIHSVVLIGFIFFIYLFFVKHNAYYVSCKFRTQYYELAFNLKEYINKNLLTIGETTKANGSVDDFLKDYTSNIRNTNFSSIASGIFPTLGILGTFISIALSMPDFTSGTTSALEGEISKLLGGVGTAFYVSIYGIFLSIWWIFFEKIGMSRFDHDTFVIKENTKHFFWTKVDIESIHIKSNLDNFTKMSEVFNQLTSSDILDNINSSIEHRFEVLEEILKKELILSSKIAENIDNNEKLSIMLKDMTLNMQTTIKSFEKQKDLYALNAELLNANIEKLNSHMGNLSSDNLKAIYTNIVKSIETMKADMEKVEWKFKKGLEEYDENIENRLKNSLELIDEETTKIIKDFKEFKEISK, from the coding sequence ATGTTCACAGATGATGATTTTATTGAACTAAATTCAAAATTTTACACGACTTGTAAACCTCAATCTAGGATTTTTACACTACTTACTGTGCCTGCTGCTTTATTTGCAATTATTTTATTGTGTTTTTTGGGATATTTTCCTTTGAAAGTAGAGATTCATAGTGTTGTTTTAATTGGTTTTATATTTTTTATTTATCTATTTTTTGTAAAACATAATGCATATTATGTTTCTTGTAAGTTTAGAACACAATATTATGAGTTAGCTTTTAATTTAAAAGAGTATATCAATAAAAATTTATTAACTATTGGTGAAACAACAAAAGCAAATGGAAGTGTAGATGACTTTTTAAAAGATTACACAAGTAACATAAGAAATACAAACTTTTCTTCAATTGCATCAGGAATTTTCCCAACATTAGGGATTTTAGGAACTTTTATCTCTATTGCTCTTAGTATGCCTGATTTTACATCTGGAACAACAAGTGCATTAGAAGGTGAAATTTCAAAGCTTTTAGGTGGAGTTGGTACTGCATTTTATGTTTCTATTTATGGTATTTTTTTATCAATTTGGTGGATATTCTTTGAAAAAATTGGGATGAGTAGATTTGATCATGATACATTTGTAATTAAAGAAAATACTAAACATTTTTTCTGGACAAAAGTTGATATCGAATCAATCCATATAAAAAGTAATTTAGATAATTTTACAAAAATGAGTGAAGTATTTAATCAATTAACATCAAGTGATATTTTAGATAATATTAATTCTTCAATTGAACACAGATTTGAAGTTTTAGAAGAAATTTTGAAAAAAGAGTTGATTTTATCTTCTAAAATTGCAGAAAATATTGATAATAATGAGAAATTATCAATTATGTTAAAAGATATGACTTTAAATATGCAAACAACAATAAAAAGTTTTGAAAAACAAAAAGATTTATATGCTTTAAATGCAGAATTATTAAATGCAAATATAGAAAAACTAAATTCTCATATGGGTAATTTAAGTTCTGATAATCTAAAAGCAATCTATACAAATATTGTAAAAAGTATTGAAACTATGAAAGCTGATATGGAAAAAGTTGAATGGAAATTCAAAAAAGGTTTAGAAGAGTATGATGAAAATATTGAAAATAGATTAAAAAACTCTCTTGAATTGATTGATGAAGAAACTACAAAAATCATAAAAGATTTTAAAGAATTTAAAGAAATATCAAAGTAG
- a CDS encoding ArsR/SmtB family transcription factor gives MSNSKQLIRSCCEDVSYICDIEKKLPNEGELTQLSNIFKALNDPIRVKILFALLEYEICVGEMVNLLQIPQSHVSHQLRILRKYGIVEFTKDKKMSFYYIKNEYIKTLLILAQKGIKE, from the coding sequence ATGAGTAATTCGAAACAACTTATTCGTTCTTGTTGTGAAGATGTAAGTTATATTTGTGATATAGAAAAAAAATTACCAAATGAGGGTGAACTTACCCAATTAAGCAATATTTTTAAAGCACTAAACGATCCCATTCGTGTAAAAATTTTATTTGCTCTTTTAGAATATGAAATTTGTGTGGGAGAGATGGTGAATTTATTGCAAATCCCTCAATCTCATGTTTCCCATCAACTCAGAATTTTAAGAAAATATGGAATTGTTGAGTTTACAAAAGATAAAAAAATGTCTTTTTATTATATAAAAAATGAGTATATAAAAACATTATTGATACTTGCGCAAAAGGGCATAAAGGAATAA
- a CDS encoding EF-hand domain-containing protein: protein MQNMSKMIRLGLVVAGTLSVITSSVIAEDLPNRGPIEFSTYDINNDGFVSEKEFNEIREKRMEQKASAGMPMKNAINAPDFTSLDTNKDGKLTELELLKGQNKQMQLNQGNRGMGQGINGKGMGKGYNMPAFESFDLNNDGKISEKEMEEVREKRMEQKASEGKMMRNIGNQPMFSDIDTNNDGNITKEEFLNHQMKQRQ, encoded by the coding sequence ATGCAAAATATGTCAAAAATGATTAGATTAGGTTTAGTAGTTGCTGGTACTTTATCAGTTATAACAAGTAGTGTTATTGCCGAAGATTTACCAAATCGAGGTCCAATAGAATTTTCAACTTATGATATAAATAACGATGGATTTGTAAGTGAAAAAGAGTTTAATGAAATAAGAGAAAAAAGAATGGAGCAAAAAGCATCAGCTGGAATGCCTATGAAAAATGCAATCAATGCTCCTGATTTTACTTCTTTAGATACAAATAAAGATGGAAAATTAACTGAACTTGAGTTATTAAAAGGTCAAAATAAACAAATGCAACTTAACCAAGGAAATAGGGGAATGGGGCAAGGAATAAATGGTAAAGGTATGGGAAAAGGTTACAATATGCCAGCATTTGAAAGTTTTGATTTAAATAATGATGGAAAAATCAGTGAAAAAGAGATGGAAGAAGTTAGAGAAAAAAGAATGGAACAAAAAGCATCTGAAGGAAAAATGATGAGAAATATTGGTAATCAACCAATGTTTTCAGACATAGATACAAATAATGATGGAAATATAACTAAAGAAGAGTTCTTAAATCATCAAATGAAACAAAGACAATAA
- the recQ gene encoding DNA helicase RecQ — MNKKYQILKDIFGHEQFRSFQEEVVDCIINKQDVLTILPTGGGKSLCYQLPTLLMDGTTVVISPLIALMQDQIKALNDLNISAEMISSATSNDENSFTLQKLLNGELKFIYVAPERFTSNEFVAVLQRININYFVIDEAHCVSAWGHEFRAEYRNLDRLKRFFPNTAICAFTATATKKVEADIASSLNLQNPRHFRAKTVRDNLDIKVEPRIANGKTQILNFLKTHKGLCGIIYTFTRKEAESTAEFLSESGYSAKAYHAGLSNDRKNEVFNDFVYEKIDIVVATIAFGMGIDKSNIRFVIHTSLPKTLENYYQEIGRAGRDGEMSYVYMLYSKSDEVKRKIQIEEAIDNAYKQTGLDKLEFMYRYCVSNNCRHKMIAGYFEDEIEACKTLCDNCTKGEVDQVDVSVDAQKLLSAIYRSEQRFGLNHIIDILRGSKNQKLLDFGHDKLSVYNLGIDKSKNEWIAIADKLIDIQALTLGEFRALKISSLGLEILKGKEKLFIDSDKLGIASKIQEEETELSFDELIYERFRTLRREIALEHEIPAYVIFGDKTLKEFALKLPITKDEMLNINGVGLVKYEKYGETFLNLCKEIKDEFKEKLEQKEPLKKLTKTYLETYELLNEGKSVEEIAQIRDLGLTSVLGHISVLTEHEKISKEKKEELLKPLEIPLNIKAWIEEGTKLESLKELRQYLYLYEYLSK; from the coding sequence ATGAATAAAAAATACCAAATACTAAAAGATATTTTCGGACACGAGCAGTTTAGAAGCTTTCAAGAAGAGGTTGTTGATTGCATTATTAACAAACAAGATGTTTTGACGATTTTACCAACTGGTGGTGGAAAATCACTTTGTTATCAACTTCCTACACTTCTTATGGATGGAACTACTGTTGTAATTTCTCCTCTTATTGCACTTATGCAAGACCAGATAAAAGCTTTGAATGATTTGAATATTAGTGCCGAAATGATAAGTTCAGCAACTTCAAATGATGAAAATAGTTTCACTCTTCAAAAGCTTTTAAATGGCGAGTTAAAATTTATTTATGTGGCACCTGAAAGGTTCACTTCAAATGAGTTTGTAGCAGTTTTACAGCGAATAAATATAAACTATTTTGTAATAGATGAAGCCCATTGTGTTTCTGCTTGGGGTCATGAGTTTAGGGCTGAGTATAGAAATCTCGATAGATTAAAAAGATTTTTTCCAAATACTGCAATTTGCGCATTTACTGCAACTGCTACAAAAAAAGTTGAAGCTGATATTGCTTCCTCTTTGAACTTGCAAAATCCTAGACATTTTAGAGCAAAAACTGTAAGAGATAATCTTGATATAAAAGTAGAACCACGAATTGCAAATGGGAAAACTCAAATATTAAATTTCCTAAAAACCCACAAAGGTTTATGTGGGATTATTTATACTTTCACAAGAAAAGAAGCTGAATCAACAGCTGAGTTTTTAAGTGAAAGTGGATATAGCGCAAAAGCTTATCATGCAGGACTTAGTAATGATAGAAAAAATGAAGTTTTTAATGATTTTGTATATGAAAAAATAGATATTGTGGTAGCAACAATCGCTTTTGGTATGGGAATTGATAAATCAAATATCCGTTTTGTAATACATACTTCATTGCCTAAAACCCTTGAAAATTATTATCAAGAAATAGGAAGAGCTGGTCGTGATGGTGAAATGTCTTATGTTTATATGCTTTATTCAAAATCTGATGAGGTAAAAAGAAAAATCCAAATTGAAGAAGCTATAGATAATGCTTACAAACAAACTGGACTTGATAAGTTAGAGTTTATGTATAGATATTGTGTGAGTAATAATTGCCGTCATAAGATGATTGCAGGTTATTTTGAAGATGAGATAGAAGCTTGTAAAACTCTATGTGATAACTGCACAAAAGGTGAAGTGGATCAGGTTGATGTGAGTGTGGATGCTCAAAAACTTCTAAGTGCCATTTATAGAAGTGAACAAAGATTTGGATTAAATCATATTATTGATATTTTACGTGGTTCAAAAAATCAAAAGTTATTAGATTTTGGACATGATAAACTAAGCGTTTATAATCTAGGAATTGATAAAAGCAAAAATGAGTGGATAGCAATTGCAGATAAATTAATAGATATTCAAGCACTTACTTTAGGGGAATTTCGAGCCTTGAAAATAAGTTCTTTAGGTTTAGAGATTTTAAAAGGTAAAGAAAAACTTTTTATTGATAGTGATAAACTAGGAATTGCTTCAAAAATCCAAGAAGAAGAGACTGAGTTAAGTTTTGATGAGCTAATTTATGAAAGATTCAGAACCTTACGAAGAGAGATAGCATTAGAACATGAAATTCCAGCTTATGTGATATTTGGAGATAAAACTTTAAAAGAGTTTGCCCTAAAGTTGCCAATTACAAAAGATGAAATGTTAAATATAAATGGCGTTGGTCTTGTAAAATATGAAAAATATGGAGAGACTTTTTTAAATTTATGCAAAGAGATAAAAGATGAATTTAAAGAAAAACTTGAACAAAAAGAGCCTTTAAAGAAACTAACAAAAACATATCTTGAAACTTATGAACTTTTAAATGAAGGAAAAAGTGTAGAAGAGATAGCCCAAATTAGAGATTTAGGATTAACTTCTGTTCTAGGTCATATTTCAGTTTTGACTGAACATGAAAAAATCTCAAAAGAGAAAAAAGAAGAGTTATTAAAACCCCTTGAAATTCCTTTAAATATAAAAGCTTGGATAGAAGAGGGAACAAAACTTGAAAGTTTAAAAGAGTTAAGACAATATTTGTATTTGTATGAATATTTATCAAAATAA
- a CDS encoding HPP family protein, which translates to MQKFFKQFKKINSEPMEKSNLIWSWIGSFIGILAISFFHRDVLDDKDLSLVIGSFGASAVLVYGAVNSPLAQPRNLIGGHILSAIIGVISFKLFSQNLLLASAFAVATSILIMQLTLTLHPPGGATALIAVIGSEKIHSLGFLYVLYPVTTGAFLLLIIALVVNNIPKHRYYPESLKDFSKKWFSED; encoded by the coding sequence ATGCAAAAATTTTTTAAACAATTCAAAAAAATAAACTCAGAACCTATGGAAAAATCAAACCTTATTTGGTCATGGATTGGTTCATTTATTGGGATTTTAGCTATCTCTTTTTTTCATCGTGACGTTTTAGATGATAAAGATTTAAGTTTAGTTATTGGCTCTTTTGGAGCAAGTGCTGTTTTAGTTTATGGAGCTGTTAATTCACCTTTAGCACAACCAAGGAATTTAATAGGTGGACATATTTTATCAGCAATTATTGGAGTAATATCATTTAAACTTTTTTCTCAAAATCTACTATTAGCTTCTGCATTTGCTGTTGCAACTTCTATTTTGATTATGCAATTAACTCTAACTTTACATCCACCAGGAGGTGCAACTGCTTTAATTGCAGTTATTGGAAGTGAGAAGATTCATAGTTTAGGATTTTTATATGTTTTATATCCTGTTACAACAGGAGCATTTCTTTTATTAATTATTGCTCTTGTTGTAAACAATATCCCAAAACATAGATATTATCCTGAATCTTTAAAAGACTTTAGTAAAAAATGGTTTAGTGAAGATTAA
- a CDS encoding L,D-transpeptidase, translating to MLKNILTLLFITSYIYASEEKYTISVCVTSNLENALVCKKRIFDKMQGDVFIVKDKKEKFHTYLNIYNNKEEALIAIKSTSSYVKKQKPYVKLLENEVLFSKSKNKIFIDLNNPIKPIVETIVVKKENIADIKEEKKEEKKFKEEFPLVSVVPNMEELKLVGSYPFPEGKKFVDDDVIIEEKPEIKEEPIQKEVVLEEKNDVSDETPYEEEIRQISMDEFDKAYEEEENKVQKITKSYEKIKPVKKEIKKVSLPKEKKEKVDYSSNVLDYQQLIIEVDSVTNYMTVKAQINDHLQKIKTYRVSTGKKDVKKPFGVGKISQISLNPVWYPTADTIKSFRKRGIYLPSVVPPGDKYNYMGAAKINLTHIVDGKNTFRIHGTLNEKTIGTNESAGCIRMKNSDVLQLANLINDFASMKSMDKVKVVLK from the coding sequence ATGCTAAAAAATATTTTAACTCTATTATTTATCACATCATATATTTATGCTTCAGAAGAAAAATATACTATTTCAGTTTGTGTAACTTCTAATCTTGAAAATGCACTTGTATGTAAAAAAAGAATTTTTGACAAAATGCAAGGAGATGTTTTTATCGTAAAAGATAAAAAAGAAAAATTTCATACATATTTAAATATTTATAATAATAAAGAAGAAGCACTTATTGCTATTAAATCAACTTCATCTTATGTAAAAAAACAAAAACCTTATGTGAAATTATTAGAAAATGAAGTTTTGTTTTCTAAATCAAAAAACAAAATATTTATTGATTTAAATAATCCAATTAAACCTATTGTTGAAACAATTGTTGTAAAAAAAGAGAATATTGCTGATATAAAAGAAGAAAAAAAAGAAGAGAAAAAATTTAAAGAAGAATTTCCCTTAGTTTCAGTTGTTCCAAATATGGAAGAGTTAAAACTTGTAGGTTCTTATCCTTTTCCTGAAGGAAAAAAATTTGTAGATGATGATGTGATTATAGAAGAAAAACCTGAGATAAAAGAAGAACCAATTCAAAAAGAAGTTGTTTTAGAAGAAAAAAATGATGTTTCAGATGAAACACCATATGAAGAAGAAATAAGACAAATTAGTATGGATGAATTTGATAAAGCTTATGAAGAGGAAGAAAATAAAGTTCAAAAAATAACAAAAAGTTATGAGAAAATAAAACCAGTAAAAAAAGAGATAAAAAAAGTTAGTTTACCAAAAGAGAAAAAAGAAAAGGTAGATTATAGTTCAAATGTTTTAGATTATCAACAGCTGATAATTGAGGTTGATTCTGTAACAAATTATATGACAGTAAAAGCTCAAATAAATGACCATTTACAAAAAATAAAAACATATAGAGTTTCAACTGGGAAAAAAGATGTAAAAAAACCATTTGGGGTTGGAAAAATTTCTCAGATTTCTTTAAATCCAGTTTGGTATCCAACCGCTGATACAATAAAAAGTTTTAGAAAAAGAGGAATTTATCTTCCTTCTGTTGTACCTCCTGGAGATAAATACAACTATATGGGAGCTGCAAAAATAAATCTTACACATATTGTTGATGGGAAAAATACTTTTAGAATACATGGTACTTTAAATGAAAAAACAATAGGAACTAATGAATCAGCAGGATGTATAAGAATGAAAAATAGTGATGTTTTACAACTTGCAAATTTAATAAATGATTTTGCAAGTATGAAAAGTATGGATAAAGTAAAAGTTGTTTTGAAGTGA
- a CDS encoding heavy metal translocating P-type ATPase, which produces MSKEKINLNISGMTCVNCSNGIEKVVGKMKGLESSKVSFASNEGEFYINTEFLDKQSLINKIEKLGYGVEENLEALEKSKLKAYNELKRVFILSASIAVIMFYFMFFPLENVQVNQYVMFALATVVQFYAGARFYNLAFKALKNKNYDMNVLVALGTSAAYFYSVFVVLFPSLFPEHLRFIYFDGAVVIITFILLGRLLEERSKAKATDFLKKLMDLAPLNATLICEDGSYKTILATQLKVGDKVLIKSGEKISTDAIIKKGSADIDTSMLTGESMPVYKTIGDEVIAGTLNTSGVIEVEVLKESKDTTLSKIVALLSTAQSKKLPISRFADKVANIFVPTVIVISIATFLIWFFIIGDAMDAILASISVLIISCPCALGLATPIAIVSSVGKGAREGILIKNPEILELIKDIKYAVFDKTGTLTTGIISVKDALYEESFLDILASLETQSEHPISKAVVNFAKAKNLACDKIFTDIQIIAGQGISANFEDKKVLIGNLDFLEKNEVLLENKYLEFYNKSLEEGSGVILASFDKKCVAVFALADTIKEGAKELIENLKAKDITPILLTGDNKTTANSVAQKLGIEKVYAQVLPDEKYKVIMELQKEAKVMFVGDGINDSPSIKQADIGITLNSGSDITKDAGDIILINNELSAVLKSINLSIESMKIIKQNLFWAFIYNAAGIPLAAGLFYPILGVMLSPMYAGIAMSFSSVTVVLNSLRLKFKKI; this is translated from the coding sequence ATGTCTAAAGAAAAAATCAATCTAAATATTTCAGGAATGACTTGTGTAAACTGTTCAAATGGAATAGAGAAGGTTGTTGGAAAAATGAAAGGTTTAGAGTCTTCAAAAGTGAGTTTCGCTTCAAATGAGGGTGAGTTTTATATAAATACAGAATTTTTAGATAAACAAAGCCTAATCAATAAAATAGAAAAGTTAGGTTATGGAGTTGAAGAAAATTTAGAAGCTTTAGAAAAAAGTAAACTAAAAGCATACAATGAACTAAAAAGAGTATTTATACTTAGTGCTAGTATTGCTGTGATTATGTTTTATTTTATGTTTTTCCCACTTGAAAATGTGCAAGTAAATCAATATGTAATGTTTGCACTAGCTACAGTTGTGCAGTTTTATGCGGGAGCTAGATTTTATAATTTGGCGTTTAAGGCTTTGAAAAACAAAAATTACGATATGAATGTTTTAGTTGCTCTTGGGACAAGTGCTGCTTATTTTTATTCTGTTTTTGTAGTTTTATTTCCCTCTTTATTTCCTGAACATTTAAGATTTATCTATTTTGATGGAGCGGTTGTAATTATCACTTTTATACTTTTAGGGCGATTACTTGAAGAGCGTTCAAAAGCAAAAGCAACAGATTTTCTGAAAAAACTTATGGATTTAGCTCCTTTAAATGCAACTTTGATTTGTGAAGATGGAAGTTATAAAACTATTTTAGCAACACAATTAAAAGTGGGAGATAAAGTTCTTATAAAATCAGGAGAAAAAATATCAACAGATGCAATAATAAAAAAAGGAAGTGCAGATATTGATACTTCGATGCTTACTGGTGAATCAATGCCTGTATATAAAACAATAGGTGATGAGGTAATAGCAGGAACTTTAAATACCTCAGGTGTTATTGAAGTTGAAGTTTTAAAAGAGTCAAAAGATACAACCCTTTCTAAAATTGTTGCTCTTTTAAGTACAGCTCAAAGTAAAAAACTTCCTATTAGTAGATTTGCAGATAAGGTTGCAAATATTTTTGTACCAACTGTTATAGTTATTTCAATTGCTACTTTTTTGATTTGGTTTTTTATCATAGGCGATGCAATGGACGCAATATTAGCTTCTATTTCTGTTTTGATTATCTCTTGTCCTTGTGCTTTAGGTTTAGCAACTCCAATTGCAATAGTTAGTTCAGTTGGAAAAGGTGCACGTGAGGGAATTTTGATAAAAAATCCAGAAATACTTGAACTTATAAAAGATATAAAATATGCAGTTTTTGATAAAACAGGAACTTTAACAACAGGAATTATAAGTGTTAAAGATGCTTTGTATGAAGAGTCATTTTTAGATATCTTAGCTTCACTTGAAACACAAAGTGAACATCCTATTTCAAAAGCTGTGGTAAATTTTGCTAAGGCAAAAAATCTAGCTTGTGACAAAATATTTACAGATATTCAAATCATCGCAGGACAAGGAATAAGTGCAAATTTTGAAGATAAAAAAGTATTGATTGGAAATCTTGATTTTTTAGAAAAAAATGAAGTTTTATTAGAAAATAAATATTTAGAGTTTTACAATAAATCACTAGAGGAAGGAAGTGGAGTTATTCTAGCTTCATTTGATAAAAAATGCGTTGCAGTTTTTGCCTTGGCAGATACGATAAAAGAGGGTGCTAAAGAGTTAATAGAAAATTTAAAAGCAAAAGATATAACACCTATTTTATTAACAGGTGATAATAAAACTACAGCAAATAGTGTAGCTCAAAAATTAGGAATAGAAAAAGTATATGCACAAGTCCTTCCTGATGAAAAATATAAAGTAATCATGGAACTTCAAAAAGAAGCAAAAGTTATGTTTGTAGGTGATGGAATAAATGATTCCCCTTCAATCAAACAAGCAGATATTGGAATCACACTAAATTCAGGTTCTGATATAACTAAAGATGCAGGAGATATAATACTTATTAACAATGAGTTAAGTGCTGTTTTAAAAAGTATAAATTTATCAATTGAGTCAATGAAAATCATAAAACAAAACCTATTTTGGGCATTTATTTATAATGCTGCTGGTATTCCCTTAGCAGCTGGATTATTTTATCCCATACTTGGTGTAATGCTAAGTCCAATGTATGCTGGAATTGCTATGAGTTTTTCTTCTGTAACAGTTGTATTAAACTCTTTGAGATTAAAATTTAAAAAGATTTAA